In Geminocystis sp. NIES-3709, a single genomic region encodes these proteins:
- a CDS encoding glycosyltransferase produces MKNILVVSHSDFPMNSAVHVHHFANELIKLGLDCVVAVPLNQNSVSSLKDNLYKVTCYSDIDNLCSYFSNNQPPDIVHCWTPREHIRLYCYHLSQFYEFNLVIHLEDSEESIIERFFKIPIKNWTSENDRILPYNLSHPRKYREFLSTADGVTVIIDKLQEFIPVSIPTITLYPGVDTQEFFPRQKNISLLKELEIPENTTILVYTGIVHPTNLEEVRSLYLAIGKLNLAGKPTVLIRTGVDNNLPLLEDNEVWIKEYIIELGWVERQKIPDILALADVLIQPGKSDDFNDYRFPSKIPEFLAMGKPIILPETNIGKVLTHKENAFILPKVDENSLPSAIDLLMNDLKLAEKLSIEGIKFTHNYLNWQKNTKNLYHFYQTLYSQKKLLSFKKNISKRLEYYQQDLNNNSWNNLQLLLLKESCKKNQINIKYLEEVNQNNALKINNLENEKKYLQQELNNKNNQLISKDENLFDLQNIVQKSSIELQELEQIKNKDIISLQQKLEKSTIELQELEQVNYLLMEEIKAMKSSKFWQIRNKWFIFKRFLGLGNS; encoded by the coding sequence ATGAAAAATATTTTAGTGGTTTCCCATTCAGACTTCCCCATGAATAGTGCGGTTCATGTTCATCATTTTGCAAATGAGTTGATAAAATTAGGGTTAGACTGTGTAGTAGCAGTACCATTAAATCAAAATAGTGTTTCTTCTCTCAAAGATAATCTTTATAAAGTGACTTGTTATAGTGATATTGATAATCTTTGTAGTTATTTTAGCAATAATCAACCACCTGATATAGTCCATTGTTGGACGCCAAGAGAACATATTAGACTATATTGTTACCACTTATCTCAATTTTATGAGTTTAATTTAGTTATTCATTTAGAAGATAGCGAAGAATCTATTATTGAAAGATTTTTTAAAATACCAATTAAAAATTGGACATCAGAAAACGATCGAATTTTACCCTATAATCTCTCCCATCCTAGAAAATATCGAGAATTTTTATCCACAGCAGACGGTGTAACGGTAATTATTGATAAGCTACAGGAGTTTATTCCCGTCTCTATTCCTACTATCACTCTTTATCCGGGAGTTGATACCCAAGAATTTTTTCCTCGTCAAAAAAATATCTCTTTATTAAAAGAATTAGAAATTCCAGAAAATACGACAATACTCGTTTATACAGGTATTGTACATCCTACCAACTTAGAAGAAGTTAGAAGTCTTTATTTAGCCATAGGAAAACTTAATTTAGCGGGAAAACCAACAGTATTAATTCGGACAGGAGTAGATAACAACTTACCATTGTTAGAAGATAATGAAGTATGGATCAAAGAATATATTATTGAATTAGGATGGGTAGAAAGACAAAAAATTCCTGATATTCTAGCCTTAGCAGATGTATTAATACAACCGGGTAAATCAGATGATTTTAATGACTATCGTTTTCCCTCAAAAATACCCGAATTTTTAGCAATGGGAAAACCAATTATTCTTCCTGAAACTAATATAGGAAAAGTTTTAACTCACAAAGAAAACGCTTTTATTTTACCGAAAGTCGATGAAAATTCTTTACCGTCAGCCATTGATTTATTAATGAATGATTTAAAATTAGCAGAAAAATTATCTATAGAAGGGATAAAATTTACTCATAACTATCTTAATTGGCAGAAGAATACTAAAAATTTATATCATTTTTATCAAACTTTATATAGCCAAAAAAAATTATTAAGTTTCAAAAAAAATATTTCTAAAAGATTGGAATACTATCAACAAGACTTGAATAATAACTCGTGGAATAACTTACAATTATTACTTTTAAAAGAGAGTTGTAAAAAAAATCAAATAAATATAAAATACTTAGAAGAAGTTAATCAAAATAATGCGTTAAAAATTAATAATTTAGAAAATGAAAAAAAATATTTGCAACAAGAATTAAATAATAAAAATAATCAACTTATTTCCAAAGATGAAAATCTCTTTGATTTACAAAATATTGTACAAAAGTCTAGCATAGAACTGCAGGAGTTAGAACAAATAAAAAATAAAGACATAATTTCTCTACAACAAAAATTAGAAAAATCTACCATAGAATTACAAGAATTAGAACAAGTAAATTATCTTTTAATGGAAGAAATTAAGGCAATGAAAAGTAGTAAATTTTGGCAAATCAGAAATAAATGGTTTATTTTTAAACGTTTTTTAGGTTTAGGTAATTCTTAA
- the psb29 gene encoding photosystem II biogenesis protein Psp29: MDKLRTVSDTKRNFYQHHNRPINSIYRRVVEELMVEMHLLSVNVDFRPDPVYYLGVCQSFTQFMNGYTPESDKDSIFKALCKSIGDNPDEYRQKSEILLNFATQKSPQDLINWLLNPTHDNGLESIAEHWRYALDNPKFKYSRLFAIGFYSLLEKSDVEIVKDEEKFAELIKPLTDKLNLPIDKLKKDLDLYRSNLEKISQMLIVLADTLEASKKKRLEKVN; the protein is encoded by the coding sequence GTGGATAAACTTCGTACTGTTTCCGACACTAAAAGAAATTTTTATCAACATCATAACCGCCCAATTAATTCTATTTATCGCCGTGTGGTAGAAGAATTAATGGTAGAAATGCACCTATTATCTGTTAATGTTGATTTTCGCCCCGATCCTGTTTACTATTTAGGTGTATGTCAGAGTTTTACTCAATTTATGAATGGCTATACCCCTGAATCAGACAAAGATTCTATTTTTAAGGCTTTGTGTAAATCTATCGGTGATAATCCTGATGAATATCGTCAAAAATCAGAGATTCTTCTTAATTTTGCTACTCAAAAGTCTCCTCAAGATTTAATCAATTGGTTACTCAATCCTACTCATGATAACGGTTTAGAGTCGATCGCTGAGCATTGGCGTTATGCTTTAGATAACCCTAAGTTTAAATATAGCCGTTTATTTGCCATTGGATTTTATAGTTTATTGGAAAAAAGTGATGTAGAAATTGTTAAAGATGAAGAAAAATTTGCCGAATTAATTAAACCTTTAACTGATAAATTAAACTTGCCTATAGATAAACTTAAAAAAGATTTAGATTTATACCGTAGTAATTTAGAAAAAATAAGTCAAATGCTTATCGTATTAGCCGATACTCTCGAAGCAAGTAAGAAAAAAAGACTAGAAAAAGTCAATTAA
- the serS gene encoding serine--tRNA ligase, with protein MLDLKKIRENPHEVLKLLHHRSTDYQLQPILDLDNQQREIQSVRTELQARSNEIGKIIGEKMRSGANPQNEEIVNLKQEGNDVKAKLAELEPKERDLKTKIDALLLELPNLPSVTTPIGENETENIEVRRWGDEFIPDSSHILPHGEIGEKLGIIDSERAVKVAQSRFVALVGMGAALERALINFMLDRQIEAGYTEVMPPILVNSEALQGTGQLPKFAEESFKCDNDDLWLTPTAEVPVTNFYRQEILDADQLPIHHCAYTPCFRREAGSYGRDMKGLIRLHQFNKVELIKLVRPETSEQEHEKMVNNAEAILQALKLPYRVVELCTGDLGFGAAKCYDLEVWLPSANTYREISSCSNCHDFQARRADIRFKEKGKKGTEYVHTLNGSGLAVGRTMAAILENYQQEDGTVKVPEALQPYLKIDVLSVR; from the coding sequence ATGCTTGATTTAAAAAAAATTAGGGAAAATCCCCATGAAGTTTTAAAATTATTACATCACCGTAGTACTGATTATCAATTACAACCCATTCTCGATTTAGATAATCAACAGCGAGAGATACAATCTGTTAGAACTGAGCTACAAGCTAGAAGTAATGAAATTGGTAAAATTATTGGGGAAAAAATGCGATCGGGAGCAAATCCTCAGAATGAAGAAATTGTCAATCTTAAACAAGAGGGAAATGACGTTAAAGCTAAATTAGCTGAATTAGAACCCAAAGAAAGAGACTTAAAGACAAAAATAGACGCTTTATTGCTAGAATTGCCCAATTTACCCTCTGTAACTACTCCCATTGGCGAAAACGAAACAGAAAATATCGAGGTAAGACGCTGGGGAGATGAATTTATTCCTGATAGCAGTCATATTTTACCTCATGGAGAAATTGGCGAAAAATTAGGCATTATCGACTCAGAAAGAGCGGTAAAAGTCGCTCAAAGTCGTTTTGTAGCCTTAGTTGGTATGGGGGCGGCTTTAGAAAGGGCATTGATTAATTTTATGCTCGATCGACAAATAGAAGCCGGTTATACTGAAGTCATGCCTCCAATCTTAGTTAATAGCGAAGCATTACAAGGAACAGGACAACTACCCAAATTTGCAGAAGAGAGTTTTAAGTGTGATAACGATGATTTATGGTTAACTCCGACAGCAGAAGTTCCAGTTACCAACTTTTATCGTCAAGAAATTTTAGACGCAGATCAATTACCTATTCATCATTGCGCCTATACTCCTTGTTTTCGTAGAGAAGCAGGAAGCTATGGCCGTGATATGAAAGGTTTAATTCGTTTACATCAGTTTAACAAAGTCGAGTTAATTAAATTAGTGCGTCCCGAAACCAGTGAGCAAGAGCATGAGAAAATGGTCAATAATGCAGAGGCTATTCTTCAAGCCTTAAAATTACCCTATAGAGTGGTGGAACTATGTACAGGAGACTTAGGATTTGGAGCCGCTAAATGTTACGATCTTGAGGTGTGGTTGCCTTCAGCTAATACTTACCGAGAGATTTCCAGTTGCTCGAATTGTCATGATTTTCAGGCAAGAAGAGCAGATATTCGTTTTAAAGAGAAAGGAAAAAAAGGCACTGAATATGTACACACTTTGAATGGTTCAGGTTTAGCCGTCGGTCGTACTATGGCAGCAATATTAGAAAACTATCAACAAGAAGACGGTACAGTTAAAGTACCAGAAGCATTGCAACCCTATTTAAAAATTGACGTATTAAGTGTTAGGTAA
- the hemL gene encoding glutamate-1-semialdehyde 2,1-aminomutase: MVNTLAFKTTKSEEIFTAAQKLMPGGVNSPVRAFKSVGGQPIVFDRVKGAYIWDVDENKYIDYVGSWGPAICGHTHPDVINALKEVLEKGTSFGAPCLLENILAEMVIEAVPSIEMVRFVNSGTEACLSVLRLMRAYTNRNKIIKFEGCYHGHGDMFLVQAGSGVATLGLPDSPGVPKSVTADTLTAPYNDLEAVKKIFAENPGEIAGVILEPVVGNSGFIPPDAGFLEGLRVLTQENDALLVFDEVMTGFRISYGGVQAKFGVTPDLTTLGKVIGGGLPVGAYGGKKEIMALVAPSGSMYQAGTLSGNPLAMTAGIKTLELLQKPGTYEYLEKITNQLITGLLDIARNAGHEVTGGNISGMFGMFFTGNPVHNYGDAKHSDTAKFGRFHRGMLERGIYLAPSQFEAGFTSIAHTEDDIQQTLVAAEEVLKNI, encoded by the coding sequence TTGGTTAATACATTAGCATTTAAAACGACCAAATCAGAAGAAATTTTTACTGCCGCTCAAAAACTGATGCCCGGAGGAGTAAATTCCCCCGTAAGAGCTTTTAAATCTGTAGGTGGACAACCGATTGTATTCGATCGAGTCAAAGGAGCTTATATTTGGGATGTGGACGAAAATAAATATATCGATTATGTAGGATCATGGGGACCCGCAATTTGTGGCCATACCCATCCAGACGTTATCAATGCCCTCAAAGAAGTATTAGAAAAAGGTACAAGTTTTGGTGCGCCTTGCTTACTCGAAAATATCCTTGCAGAAATGGTAATCGAAGCTGTGCCTAGTATTGAAATGGTGCGTTTTGTTAACTCAGGTACAGAGGCTTGTCTCTCAGTTTTGCGGTTAATGCGTGCCTATACCAACAGAAATAAGATCATCAAATTTGAAGGATGTTATCATGGTCATGGTGATATGTTCTTAGTACAGGCCGGTTCAGGAGTGGCAACTTTAGGCTTACCTGATTCTCCGGGAGTTCCTAAATCCGTCACCGCCGACACTTTAACAGCCCCTTATAATGACTTAGAAGCCGTCAAAAAAATCTTTGCCGAAAATCCAGGAGAAATTGCCGGAGTAATTCTTGAGCCAGTGGTGGGTAATTCGGGATTTATTCCCCCTGATGCTGGTTTTCTTGAAGGTTTGAGAGTTTTAACCCAAGAAAATGATGCCTTATTGGTATTCGATGAAGTGATGACAGGTTTTCGTATTTCCTATGGTGGTGTTCAAGCAAAATTTGGTGTAACTCCTGATTTAACTACTTTAGGTAAAGTTATTGGCGGTGGTTTACCTGTGGGTGCTTACGGTGGCAAAAAAGAAATTATGGCATTAGTTGCCCCTTCTGGTTCAATGTACCAAGCAGGTACTTTATCGGGAAATCCTTTAGCTATGACGGCAGGAATTAAAACCCTAGAATTATTACAAAAACCCGGCACTTATGAATATTTAGAAAAAATTACTAATCAATTAATTACTGGTTTATTAGACATTGCCAGAAACGCAGGTCATGAGGTAACTGGTGGTAATATTAGCGGTATGTTTGGGATGTTTTTTACTGGTAATCCTGTCCATAACTACGGTGATGCGAAACACTCTGATACCGCTAAATTTGGGCGTTTTCATCGAGGAATGTTGGAAAGGGGGATTTATTTAGCACCTTCTCAGTTTGAAGCTGGTTTTACTTCGATCGCCCATACAGAAGACGACATTCAACAGACTCTTGTAGCAGCAGAAGAAGTATTAAAAAATATTTAA
- a CDS encoding STAS domain-containing protein, translated as MYNQEVYSPQGTINESNQKKFQQQLLSFINNTKNRDILVDFQQVEFVDGSGLVALVNAYNEAKNQSKNFYLFNVSPSVKMIFEISQLDKVLGIREFNYDRITDNDPLAA; from the coding sequence ATGTACAATCAAGAAGTTTATAGTCCCCAGGGAACTATTAATGAGAGTAATCAAAAAAAGTTTCAACAACAGTTACTTAGTTTTATCAATAATACAAAAAATAGGGATATTTTGGTAGATTTCCAACAGGTTGAGTTTGTTGATGGTAGTGGATTAGTGGCTTTAGTTAATGCCTATAATGAGGCAAAAAATCAAAGCAAAAACTTTTATCTATTCAACGTATCTCCCTCTGTAAAAATGATTTTTGAGATTAGCCAATTAGATAAGGTACTAGGAATTAGAGAATTTAATTACGATCGAATCACCGATAATGATCCTTTAGCCGCTTAG
- the clpP gene encoding ATP-dependent Clp endopeptidase proteolytic subunit ClpP has translation MVPTVIETSGRGERAFDIYSRLLRERIVFLGQQVTDELANSIVAQLLLLEAEDSEKDIYLYINSPGGSVSAGLGIFDTMNQVKPDVCTICVGLAASMGAFLLSAGAKGKRMSLPNSRIMIHQPLGGAQGQATDIEIQAKEILYLKKQLNHYMASHTGQPLEKIEDDTERDFFMSAEEARDYGLIDQVVIRAPKS, from the coding sequence ATGGTACCAACGGTTATTGAAACCTCTGGAAGGGGTGAGCGCGCTTTTGATATTTACTCTCGTTTACTTAGAGAAAGAATAGTTTTTTTAGGTCAACAAGTAACGGATGAATTAGCTAACTCGATCGTGGCGCAACTGTTACTATTAGAAGCAGAAGATTCAGAAAAAGACATCTACCTTTATATCAACTCTCCTGGCGGTTCTGTCTCGGCAGGACTTGGTATATTTGATACCATGAATCAAGTTAAACCAGATGTTTGCACTATTTGTGTCGGATTAGCGGCTAGTATGGGAGCTTTTTTATTAAGTGCTGGTGCAAAAGGGAAAAGAATGAGCTTACCGAACTCTCGAATTATGATCCATCAACCATTAGGAGGGGCTCAAGGACAAGCTACAGATATTGAAATTCAAGCAAAAGAGATACTTTACCTCAAAAAACAACTAAATCACTATATGGCTTCTCATACTGGGCAACCTTTGGAAAAAATCGAAGACGACACCGAAAGAGATTTTTTTATGTCAGCAGAGGAAGCTAGAGACTATGGTTTAATTGATCAAGTAGTCATTCGTGCTCCTAAGTCTTAA
- a CDS encoding photosystem I assembly protein Ycf3: MPRSQRNDNFIDKTFTVMADIILKVLPIDAKSKEAFVYYRDGMSAQAEGEYAEALENYQEALKLEEDSNDRSEILYNMGLIHASNGKLEEALEYYHQSLDLNPRKPSVLNNIAVIYHHQGEKCRQAGEEDEAESFYDKAAEYWKQAIRISPNSYLEAQNWLKTTGRSEMDVFF, from the coding sequence ATGCCTAGATCACAAAGAAACGATAATTTTATTGATAAAACTTTTACTGTCATGGCGGATATTATTTTGAAAGTCTTGCCTATTGATGCGAAATCGAAGGAGGCTTTTGTTTACTATCGAGACGGAATGTCTGCTCAAGCTGAAGGAGAATATGCAGAGGCGTTGGAAAATTATCAGGAAGCCTTGAAATTAGAAGAAGATTCTAACGATCGAAGTGAGATACTTTATAATATGGGTTTAATTCATGCTAGTAATGGCAAATTAGAAGAAGCCTTAGAATACTATCATCAATCTTTAGATCTAAATCCTCGTAAGCCTTCAGTGTTGAATAATATTGCCGTAATTTACCACCATCAAGGAGAAAAATGTCGTCAAGCAGGAGAGGAAGATGAAGCAGAAAGTTTCTATGACAAAGCCGCAGAATATTGGAAACAAGCCATTAGAATTTCTCCCAATAGTTATTTAGAGGCTCAAAACTGGCTCAAAACTACTGGTCGATCGGAAATGGATGTATTCTTTTAG
- the gatC gene encoding Asp-tRNA(Asn)/Glu-tRNA(Gln) amidotransferase subunit GatC: protein MSLSKEEVKKVANLARLQITTAEEEEFAPQLNAILDYFEQLKELDTENVQPTTRAIELSNITREDKQTTYEDRESLLNCAPEREEDFFRVPKIMA from the coding sequence ATGAGTTTAAGTAAAGAAGAAGTTAAAAAAGTCGCTAATTTAGCCCGTTTACAAATTACCACAGCAGAAGAAGAGGAATTTGCTCCCCAATTAAACGCCATTTTAGATTATTTTGAACAGTTAAAAGAATTAGATACAGAAAATGTCCAACCTACCACAAGAGCGATCGAGCTTAGTAATATAACCCGTGAAGACAAACAAACAACCTATGAAGATAGAGAAAGTTTATTGAATTGCGCCCCGGAAAGAGAAGAAGATTTTTTCAGAGTACCAAAAATTATGGCGTAA
- a CDS encoding NAD(P)H-quinone oxidoreductase subunit 4, with translation MDLTNFPWLTTIILFPIIASLFVFIIPDKDGKTVRWYALTIALMDFVLIVYAFYQGYDFNNPDLQLVESYTWVADLDLKWSVGADGLSMPLILLTGFITTLAILAAWPVSLKPKFFYFLMLAMYGGQIAVFAVQDMLLFFLVWELELVPVYLILSIWGGKRRLYAATKFILYTAGGSLFILVAALTMAFYGDTVTFDMVAIAHKDFGLNLQLLLYGGLLIAYGVKLPIFPLHTWLPDAHGEATAPAHMLLAGILLKMGGYALIRMNAGMLPDAHATFAPILIILGVVNIIYAAFTSFAQRNLKRKIAYSSISHMGFVLIGIASFTDIGMSGAMLQMISHGLIGASLFFMVGATYDRTHTLMLDEMGGIGKRMKKIFAMWTTCSMASLALPGMSGFVAELMVFIGFATSDAYGFTFKLIMVSLAAVGVILTPIYLLSMLREILYGEENKELVSHTKLVDAEPREVFIIACLLIPIIGIGLYPKIVTQIYDSTTQKLTTLLRNSVPSLQVETIAKNNAQFVALNAPKIS, from the coding sequence ATGGATTTAACTAATTTTCCTTGGCTAACAACTATTATTCTTTTTCCCATTATTGCTTCCTTATTCGTCTTCATCATCCCTGATAAAGATGGAAAAACTGTTAGGTGGTACGCCTTAACAATAGCTTTAATGGATTTTGTTTTAATTGTCTATGCTTTCTATCAAGGCTATGACTTTAATAACCCAGACTTACAATTAGTCGAAAGTTATACATGGGTTGCCGATCTTGACCTAAAATGGTCTGTAGGTGCTGATGGTTTATCCATGCCTCTGATTCTGTTAACAGGCTTCATCACTACTTTAGCCATCTTAGCGGCTTGGCCTGTCAGTTTAAAACCTAAATTCTTTTATTTTCTCATGTTGGCAATGTACGGTGGACAAATTGCCGTATTTGCTGTGCAAGATATGCTACTTTTCTTCCTCGTGTGGGAGTTGGAGTTAGTACCTGTATATCTTATTCTTTCTATTTGGGGCGGTAAACGACGATTATATGCGGCCACCAAATTTATCCTTTATACTGCTGGAGGCTCTTTATTCATTCTTGTAGCAGCTTTAACGATGGCTTTCTATGGCGATACCGTCACCTTTGATATGGTTGCGATCGCCCATAAAGATTTTGGATTGAATCTGCAATTATTATTATACGGTGGACTATTAATTGCCTATGGTGTCAAATTGCCAATTTTTCCTCTTCACACATGGCTACCAGATGCCCATGGAGAAGCGACAGCTCCTGCCCATATGTTACTAGCAGGAATTTTGTTAAAAATGGGGGGTTACGCCTTAATTCGCATGAATGCAGGAATGTTGCCTGATGCTCACGCTACTTTTGCCCCAATTTTAATTATCTTAGGAGTGGTAAACATTATCTATGCCGCCTTTACTTCTTTTGCTCAACGTAACCTTAAACGAAAAATTGCCTATTCTTCCATTTCTCACATGGGTTTTGTCTTGATTGGTATTGCTTCCTTTACAGATATTGGTATGAGCGGAGCAATGTTACAGATGATTTCTCACGGTTTAATCGGTGCTAGTCTATTCTTTATGGTAGGTGCTACTTACGATCGAACCCATACTCTGATGTTAGACGAAATGGGTGGAATTGGGAAAAGAATGAAGAAAATATTTGCCATGTGGACAACTTGCTCTATGGCATCCCTTGCATTACCAGGTATGAGTGGATTTGTGGCCGAATTGATGGTATTTATCGGTTTTGCTACCAGTGATGCTTATGGTTTCACCTTCAAACTGATAATGGTATCCCTTGCGGCGGTTGGTGTTATCTTAACTCCCATTTACTTGCTGTCAATGTTAAGGGAAATATTATATGGTGAAGAAAACAAAGAATTAGTATCTCATACTAAATTAGTAGATGCTGAACCTCGGGAAGTATTTATTATTGCTTGTCTTCTCATTCCCATTATCGGTATTGGTTTATACCCGAAAATTGTTACCCAGATTTATGATTCTACCACTCAAAAATTAACTACTTTATTACGGAATTCTGTACCTAGTTTACAAGTTGAAACCATTGCTAAAAACAACGCTCAATTTGTAGCTTTAAATGCTCCCAAAATTAGCTGA
- the obgE gene encoding GTPase ObgE, protein MQFIDQVEIEVEAGKGGDGLVAFRREKYVPAGGPSGGNGGRGASILFKPTERLQTLLDFRYARRFKADDGKRGGPNNRTGASGQDLILEIPCGTMIYDADTDELIADLVSPDETFLIAKGGKGGLGNQHFLSNSNRAPEYALPGLEGEIKNLRLELKLLAEVGIIGLPNAGKSTLISALSSAKPKIADYPFTTLIPNLGVVRKPTGDGTVFADIPGLIEGASEGIGLGHDFLRHIERTRLLVHLIDVNSEDPVHDYNVIQGELSAYGKGLHDRPQIIGLNKIDTIDEEMQQEILSQFQGLTNNQIFLISGVTGLGCDRLLQEVWQTLDLMKEESTIETNFLETLKA, encoded by the coding sequence ATGCAGTTTATAGATCAAGTTGAGATTGAAGTCGAAGCAGGAAAAGGAGGTGATGGGCTTGTGGCCTTTCGTAGAGAAAAATATGTCCCCGCAGGAGGCCCATCCGGAGGAAATGGAGGACGAGGAGCATCTATATTATTTAAGCCAACAGAAAGACTGCAAACTTTGTTAGATTTTAGATATGCCCGTCGTTTTAAGGCAGATGACGGCAAAAGAGGTGGCCCAAATAATCGCACAGGTGCATCGGGACAAGATCTTATTTTAGAAATTCCCTGTGGTACAATGATTTATGATGCAGATACTGATGAGTTAATAGCAGATTTAGTCTCTCCTGATGAAACTTTTTTAATTGCCAAAGGTGGGAAAGGTGGATTGGGAAATCAACATTTTTTGAGTAATAGTAACCGGGCGCCTGAATATGCCTTACCCGGCTTAGAAGGAGAAATTAAGAATTTACGATTAGAGTTAAAATTGTTGGCAGAGGTGGGAATTATTGGACTTCCCAATGCCGGAAAATCAACTCTTATATCGGCTTTGTCTTCCGCTAAACCCAAAATTGCCGATTATCCTTTTACTACTCTTATTCCAAATTTAGGAGTTGTGCGTAAACCAACAGGAGACGGCACTGTTTTTGCTGATATTCCCGGATTGATTGAAGGTGCATCGGAAGGAATCGGTTTAGGCCATGATTTTCTGCGACATATCGAGCGCACTCGTTTATTAGTTCATTTGATCGATGTGAACTCAGAAGATCCAGTTCATGATTATAACGTCATTCAAGGAGAACTGTCAGCTTATGGGAAAGGATTACACGATCGACCTCAAATTATAGGTTTAAATAAGATAGATACTATAGACGAAGAAATGCAACAGGAAATCTTAAGTCAATTTCAAGGGTTGACGAATAATCAAATTTTCCTCATTTCTGGGGTGACAGGATTAGGATGCGATCGTCTTTTACAGGAAGTATGGCAAACATTGGATTTAATGAAGGAAGAATCAACCATAGAAACTAACTTTTTAGAAACTTTAAAGGCTTAA